A single window of Hymenobacter sp. APR13 DNA harbors:
- a CDS encoding UDP-N-acetylmuramoyl-L-alanyl-D-glutamate--2,6-diaminopimelate ligase, which translates to MTTPKEITPPLFALLADVTVTAQQGPTDVPVQQLTLDSRQAAPGAVFFALRGAATDGHQFIEKAVAQGVAAVVCEVLPAELNPATAYVQVPDSAEAMAHMAAAFYGHPSRSLTLVGVTGTNGKTTCATLLHKLLRELGYHTGLLSTVQNQIDEQVIPATHTTPDAIRLNELLARMVAAGCTHACMEVSSHAVVQHRTTALRFAGGIFTNLTHDHLDYHGTFDNYLKAKKGFFDSLPKTAFALTNADDKRGMVMLQNTAARRETYSLRSAATFRAKLIENAVHGLHLEIDGHDAQFRLIGVFNAYNLLAVYGAAVLLGEEPLEVLTVLSGLLSAPGRFEPVVSGKTRVTGIVDYAHTPDALENVLQTIADIRQPTQQVITVVGCGGNRDGAKRPIMAHLACQGSDRVVLTSDNPRFEDPNDILAQMQAGVKVQDQAKVLTIPDRREAIKTAVTLAGPNDIVLVAGKGHETYQEVKGVKADFDDKKVLQEMFELLGK; encoded by the coding sequence TTGACTACCCCGAAAGAAATAACGCCTCCGCTTTTCGCCCTGCTCGCTGATGTCACCGTGACGGCGCAGCAAGGCCCCACCGACGTGCCCGTGCAGCAGCTCACGCTGGACTCGCGGCAGGCGGCGCCCGGCGCCGTGTTTTTCGCGCTGCGTGGCGCTGCCACCGATGGGCATCAGTTTATTGAGAAGGCCGTGGCGCAGGGCGTGGCCGCGGTGGTGTGCGAAGTGCTGCCCGCCGAACTGAACCCGGCCACCGCCTACGTGCAGGTGCCCGACTCAGCCGAGGCCATGGCCCACATGGCGGCTGCCTTCTACGGCCACCCGTCGCGCAGCCTCACGCTGGTTGGCGTGACCGGCACCAACGGCAAAACCACCTGCGCTACGCTGCTGCACAAGCTGCTGCGTGAGCTGGGCTACCACACCGGGCTGCTCAGCACCGTGCAGAACCAGATTGACGAGCAGGTGATTCCGGCCACCCACACCACGCCCGACGCCATCCGCCTCAACGAGCTGCTGGCCCGCATGGTGGCAGCCGGCTGTACCCACGCCTGCATGGAAGTGAGCAGCCACGCCGTAGTGCAGCACCGCACCACGGCGCTGCGCTTCGCCGGGGGCATCTTCACCAACCTCACCCACGACCACCTCGACTACCACGGCACGTTCGATAACTACCTGAAAGCCAAGAAGGGCTTTTTCGATAGTCTGCCCAAAACGGCCTTCGCCCTCACCAACGCCGACGACAAGCGCGGCATGGTGATGCTGCAGAACACCGCCGCCCGCCGCGAAACCTACTCGCTGCGCAGCGCCGCCACGTTCAGGGCCAAGCTGATTGAAAACGCCGTGCATGGCCTGCACCTCGAAATTGACGGGCACGACGCGCAGTTCCGGCTGATTGGGGTGTTCAACGCCTACAACCTGCTGGCCGTGTATGGCGCGGCCGTGCTGCTGGGCGAGGAGCCGCTGGAAGTGCTGACCGTGCTGTCGGGTCTGCTGTCGGCGCCGGGCCGCTTCGAGCCGGTGGTATCGGGCAAAACCCGCGTGACGGGCATCGTGGACTACGCCCACACACCCGACGCGCTGGAAAACGTGCTCCAGACCATTGCCGACATCCGCCAGCCGACCCAGCAGGTAATTACGGTGGTGGGCTGCGGCGGCAACCGCGACGGCGCCAAGCGCCCCATCATGGCGCACCTGGCCTGCCAGGGCTCCGATAGGGTGGTGCTGACCTCCGACAACCCGCGCTTCGAAGACCCCAACGATATTCTGGCCCAGATGCAGGCCGGCGTGAAGGTGCAGGACCAGGCCAAAGTCCTCACCATCCCCGACCGGCGCGAGGCCATCAAAACCGCCGTCACGCTGGCCGGGCCCAACGATATTGTGCTGGTAGCCGGCAAAGGCCACGAAACCTACCAGGAAGTGAAAGGCGTGAAAGCCGATTTCGACGATAAAAAGGTATTGCAGGAGATGTTTGAGCTGCTGGGGAAGTAA